The following proteins are encoded in a genomic region of Xanthomonas citri pv. mangiferaeindicae:
- a CDS encoding histidine kinase, giving the protein MNKNIRILVVDDFSTMRRIVKNLLSDLGFNNTVEAEDGNSAMAVLRQDAVDLVITDWNMPGMTGIELLRAIRADPKFRALPVMMVTAEAKREQIIEAAQSGVNGYIIKPFTAQTLSEKLGKIFERLGGAA; this is encoded by the coding sequence TTGAACAAGAACATCCGTATCCTCGTGGTCGACGACTTCTCGACGATGCGCCGCATCGTCAAGAATCTGTTGTCGGACCTGGGCTTCAACAACACCGTCGAAGCCGAGGACGGCAACAGCGCGATGGCCGTGCTGCGCCAGGATGCGGTCGACCTGGTCATCACCGACTGGAACATGCCCGGCATGACCGGCATCGAGTTGCTGCGCGCGATCCGCGCCGACCCCAAGTTCCGCGCGCTGCCGGTGATGATGGTCACCGCCGAGGCCAAGCGCGAGCAGATCATCGAGGCGGCGCAGAGCGGCGTGAACGGCTACATCATCAAGCCGTTCACCGCGCAGACGCTGTCGGAGAAGCTCGGCAAGATCTTCGAGCGCCTGGGAGGCGCGGCGTGA
- a CDS encoding flagellar biosynthesis protein FlhF yields MNIRRFVAADMRSALQMVRAAHGPDAVILSNRRTDEGVEIVAASNYDESVVQRALDEAQRREAPAASPVEPSQAQAAEARDDSPAERWLRALAPVEAAAPPQTVVHAAAANPPPAAITEALHAELADAGAGFPSFAELLGRRRSAAPAWAAEDDGIPSQALPEPPAPAPDVPAPIGHVLMPPPPVATPPALVAVPAPPTPSSDGELAQMREELAQMRQMIEREMARLTDERLRGSPARGQVMELMEDYGFDAGITRDVALQVPADTPAHRVRGLMLALLSKRLPICPIDPLEEAGVIALVGPTGAGKTTTIAKLAARYVARHQARDVALVTTDTVRVGGREQLHSYGRQLGIAVHEADSETGLVQLLQRLRDYRLVLVDTAGLSQRDRALAGQLHWLRAARQIRTLLVLPANTHFADLDEVVRRFEGARPQGAVLTKLDETGRLGSVLSVAVDHALPLTWIADGQRIPDDLHRANAAHLALRLEDLRRDADKPIVPTHDLHDPDAQKPHHAVA; encoded by the coding sequence ATGAACATCCGCCGTTTCGTCGCCGCCGACATGCGCAGCGCCCTGCAGATGGTGCGGGCCGCGCACGGGCCCGACGCCGTGATCCTGTCCAATCGCCGCACCGACGAGGGCGTGGAGATCGTCGCGGCCAGCAACTACGACGAGAGCGTGGTCCAGCGCGCCCTCGACGAGGCCCAGCGGCGCGAGGCGCCGGCAGCCTCGCCTGTCGAGCCGTCGCAGGCACAGGCCGCCGAAGCCCGCGACGACTCGCCCGCCGAACGCTGGCTGCGTGCGTTGGCACCGGTCGAGGCGGCTGCGCCGCCACAGACGGTGGTCCATGCGGCAGCCGCGAACCCGCCACCCGCAGCGATCACCGAGGCCCTGCACGCCGAGCTCGCGGACGCCGGCGCCGGATTTCCGTCGTTTGCCGAACTGCTCGGGCGCCGTCGCTCCGCCGCGCCGGCATGGGCCGCCGAAGACGACGGGATTCCGTCGCAGGCGCTGCCCGAACCGCCCGCGCCCGCGCCGGATGTCCCCGCGCCCATCGGGCATGTCCTGATGCCGCCGCCCCCGGTCGCCACGCCGCCCGCCCTCGTCGCCGTGCCCGCCCCGCCGACGCCGAGCAGCGACGGCGAGCTGGCGCAGATGCGCGAGGAACTGGCGCAGATGCGGCAGATGATCGAGCGCGAGATGGCGCGCCTGACCGACGAGCGCCTGCGCGGGTCCCCGGCCCGCGGCCAGGTCATGGAATTGATGGAAGACTATGGCTTCGATGCGGGCATCACCCGCGACGTCGCCTTGCAGGTGCCGGCCGACACCCCGGCCCACCGCGTCCGCGGCCTGATGCTGGCCTTGCTGTCCAAGCGCCTGCCGATCTGCCCGATCGACCCGCTGGAGGAGGCCGGGGTCATCGCGCTGGTCGGCCCGACCGGCGCCGGCAAGACCACGACCATCGCCAAGCTCGCCGCGCGGTACGTCGCCCGCCACCAGGCCCGCGACGTGGCGCTGGTGACCACCGACACGGTGCGCGTGGGCGGCCGCGAACAACTGCACAGCTACGGCCGGCAGCTCGGCATCGCGGTGCACGAGGCCGACAGCGAAACCGGGCTGGTCCAGTTGCTGCAGCGCCTGCGCGACTACCGACTGGTGCTGGTCGACACCGCCGGACTGAGCCAGCGCGACCGTGCCCTGGCCGGCCAACTGCACTGGCTGCGCGCTGCGCGCCAGATCCGCACCCTGCTCGTGCTGCCCGCCAACACCCATTTCGCCGATCTCGACGAAGTCGTCCGCCGCTTCGAGGGCGCCCGCCCGCAGGGCGCGGTGCTGACCAAGCTCGACGAGACCGGGCGGCTGGGCAGCGTGCTGTCGGTCGCCGTCGATCACGCCCTGCCGCTGACCTGGATCGCCGACGGCCAGCGCATTCCTGACGATCTGCATCGCGCCAATGCCGCCCATCTGGCATTGCGGCTTGAAGATCTCCGCCGCGATGCCGATAAGCCGATCGTCCCCACGCACGATCTCCACGACCCCGACGCCCAGAAGCCCCACCATGCCGTCGCCTGA
- a CDS encoding cobyrinic acid a,c-diamide synthase — MSANLAIALAGMGQRTMLLDADLGLANLDVLLGLSPRFTLADLVAGRCTLDEAIIEGPAGVLIVPAASGRRHMAELRPIEHAGLVNVFNELERELDVLVVDTAAGITDSVLTFCQAAQDAVVVVCDEPASLTDAYALIKVLARERGLDRIQVVANMVRSPQEGRALYDKLVRVCERFIGDVSLNYLGAVPQCEWLRAAVQRQQAVVRAYPGSPSSQALVEIARRVARWQAPTAPRGHVEFFVDRLLRQGAAA, encoded by the coding sequence GTGTCGGCCAATCTCGCCATCGCACTGGCCGGCATGGGCCAGCGCACGATGCTGCTCGACGCCGACCTGGGCCTGGCCAATCTGGATGTGCTGCTGGGCCTGTCGCCGCGCTTCACGCTGGCCGACCTCGTGGCCGGGCGCTGCACGCTCGACGAGGCGATCATCGAGGGCCCGGCGGGCGTGCTGATCGTGCCCGCCGCCTCCGGTCGCCGGCACATGGCCGAGCTGCGTCCGATCGAGCATGCCGGCCTGGTCAACGTCTTCAACGAGCTTGAGCGCGAGCTCGATGTGCTGGTGGTCGATACCGCCGCCGGCATCACCGACTCGGTGCTGACCTTCTGCCAGGCCGCGCAGGACGCAGTGGTCGTGGTCTGTGACGAGCCGGCCTCGCTCACCGATGCGTATGCACTGATCAAGGTGCTTGCGCGCGAGCGCGGCCTGGACCGGATCCAGGTCGTCGCCAATATGGTACGCAGCCCGCAGGAGGGCCGCGCGCTGTACGACAAGCTGGTGCGCGTGTGTGAGCGCTTCATCGGCGACGTCTCGCTGAACTACCTGGGCGCAGTGCCGCAATGCGAGTGGCTGCGCGCCGCGGTCCAGCGCCAGCAGGCGGTGGTGCGCGCCTACCCGGGCAGCCCGTCGTCGCAAGCGCTGGTGGAGATCGCACGTCGCGTCGCGCGTTGGCAGGCACCGACCGCGCCGCGTGGCCACGTCGAATTCTTCGTCGACCGCCTGCTGCGCCAGGGAGCGGCCGCATGA
- a CDS encoding chemotaxis protein has protein sequence MTATVAVTTDRSQLAGLLHDALEALERGDEAGWRRQVDALAAARARTLVDGLGRLARELAQALDTLPAAPAQGGLDDACARLDHVVTMTEQATHRTLDLIEDSRAHVAQLRAGTLDAAQTATIDALRENLREMALAQSHQDLGGQIIRRVAGIVRGVHEGFGALGLPPADGEQDRLRAVGPAVAGLDTGTVGQDDADDLLSRLGL, from the coding sequence GTGACCGCCACGGTCGCGGTGACCACCGACCGCAGCCAGCTCGCCGGCCTGCTGCACGACGCGCTCGAAGCGCTTGAACGCGGCGACGAGGCCGGCTGGCGCCGGCAAGTCGACGCACTCGCCGCCGCCCGCGCGCGCACCCTGGTCGACGGCCTGGGCCGGCTGGCGCGGGAACTGGCGCAGGCGCTCGACACCCTGCCGGCCGCGCCCGCGCAAGGTGGGCTCGACGATGCCTGCGCCCGCCTCGACCACGTGGTGACGATGACCGAGCAAGCCACCCACCGCACGCTCGATCTGATCGAGGACAGCCGCGCGCACGTCGCCCAGCTGCGCGCCGGCACGCTGGACGCCGCGCAGACCGCAACCATCGACGCGCTGCGCGAGAACCTGCGCGAGATGGCGCTGGCGCAGAGCCACCAGGACCTGGGCGGGCAGATCATCCGCCGCGTCGCCGGCATCGTGCGCGGCGTGCACGAAGGCTTCGGCGCCCTCGGGCTGCCGCCCGCCGACGGCGAACAGGACCGTCTGCGTGCTGTCGGCCCGGCCGTTGCCGGGCTCGACACCGGCACCGTCGGCCAGGACGACGCCGACGACCTGCTCTCACGCCTGGGACTCTGA
- a CDS encoding RNA polymerase sigma factor FliA — translation MNAAARQYQAVQRASAPDPVVVHAELVRRIAHHIAARLPASVEIDDLIQAGMIGLLEASRSYDAEQGASFETYASIRIRGAMIDEIRRGDWVPRSVHRRAREAAAAIREIEQASGRAASAQEVAAKLQMPLADYQRLLEDAARGQVLSLDSHVEDHGEVEPANRDGGPTPQEHLVRSEFGRELAAAITLLPEREQLVLSLYYEQELNLKEIGAVLGVSESRVCQIHGQAVVRLRGRLSAFELADTGIGNAD, via the coding sequence ATGAACGCCGCCGCCCGCCAGTACCAGGCGGTCCAGCGCGCCAGCGCGCCGGATCCGGTCGTGGTGCATGCCGAATTGGTGCGCCGCATCGCCCATCACATCGCTGCGCGGCTGCCGGCCAGCGTCGAGATCGACGACCTGATCCAGGCCGGCATGATCGGCCTGCTCGAGGCCTCGCGCAGCTACGACGCCGAACAAGGCGCCTCGTTCGAGACCTATGCCTCGATCCGCATCCGCGGCGCGATGATCGACGAGATTCGCCGCGGCGACTGGGTGCCGCGCTCGGTCCATCGCCGTGCACGCGAAGCCGCCGCCGCAATCCGCGAGATCGAGCAGGCCAGCGGCCGCGCCGCCAGCGCCCAGGAGGTCGCGGCCAAGTTGCAGATGCCGCTGGCCGACTATCAACGTCTGCTCGAAGACGCCGCCCGCGGCCAGGTGCTGAGCCTGGACTCGCACGTCGAGGACCACGGCGAGGTCGAGCCGGCCAACCGCGACGGCGGACCGACGCCGCAGGAACACCTGGTACGCAGCGAGTTCGGCCGGGAACTGGCCGCGGCGATCACCCTGCTGCCCGAGCGCGAACAGCTGGTGCTGTCGCTGTACTACGAACAGGAACTCAACCTCAAGGAGATCGGCGCGGTACTGGGCGTGAGCGAATCGCGCGTATGCCAGATCCACGGCCAGGCCGTGGTCCGCCTGCGCGGCCGCCTGTCCGCCTTCGAACTCGCAGATACCGGCATCGGCAACGCCGACTGA